A region of the Chloroflexaceae bacterium genome:
GCTGTCCACCCCGGCCAGCGCCGCGCGCAACTCGGGCTGGTAGAGGTCCAGTTTCTCGGTATGGGTAAAGTACGACCCCCAGCGGGCCAGCGAGGCTTTGTGGGTGGTGGCCGAGAATTGCCCCAGGCGCTTAAGGCCGGTGAGCGGGTTGCGATCCTCGGGCAGCCAGGCCGGCTCAGGGAGCAGGGCCGCCGCAGCCGGCACGGCCTGCTGAGTCACCCAGCGCGGCAGGGCGGCGTAGGGGCGCAGCCAGCCGTCGAGCACGTAGCGCCGGTAGCCCGCCAGGGTCTCGTCGCCGCCGTCGCCGCTGAGGGCCACCGTCACGTGCTGGCGAGTCTGCCGGGCCAGTTCGTAGAGCGGCAGAGCCGCCGGGTCGGCGAAGGGTTCGTCCACCGCGCGCGCCACGCCTTCGATCACCGCTGTGAGATCGGCAGGTCGGAAGATGAACTCGTGGTGCTCCGTACCGTAACGGACGGCGACCTGCCGGGCGTACCCGGTTTCGGAGAAGTGGCGCTCCTCGAAGCCGATGGAGAAGGTGCGCACCGGCGCGCTCGTCCGTTCAGCCATCAGGGCCACGATGATGGACGAGTCGATCCCGCCGCTGAGGAAGGCCCCCAGGGGCACGTCGCTGACCAGTTGCCGCTCGACCGCGGCAGGCAGCAGCAGGCGCGCCTGTTCAATTGCCTCCTCATCGCTCAGGTTCCATTTCGGCTCGAAGGCCAGTTGCCACCAGCGCTCGACCACGGGGGCCTTGCCGGCTTCGAGCACCAGTTTGTGCGCTGCCGGCAGGCGCCGGATGCCAGCGTAGATCGTCAACGGGTCGGGAATATACTGGAGGGTCAGATAGTGGTGCAGGGCCAGCAGGTCCACCTCGCGCTCGACCCAGGGCACGGCCAGCAGGGCCTTGGCCTCGGAGCCCCAGACCAGGCCCCGGGGTCCGTGGCTCCAGTAGAGCGGCTTTTCACCCATGCGGTCGCGGGCGAGCAGCAGGCGCCGGCGCGGCGCGTCCCAGAGGGCGAAGGCGAACATGCCGTTGAGCCGGAGGAGCATGGCGTCGCCCCACTGCTCGTAGGCGTGGACGAGCACCTCGGTGTCGCTGTGGGTGGCGAAGCGGTGGCCCAGGCGCTCAAGCTCGGCGCGCAGATCGCGGAAGTTGTAGATCTCGCCGTTGAAGACCACGGCTATGCTGCCGTCTTCATTGAAGATCGGCTGATCGCCGCCGCTCAGGTCAATGATCGCCAGGCGGCGCATGGCCATGCCCAGGGGCCCGGCCAGGAAGACCCCGGCGCTGTCCGGGCCGCGGTGGCGCAGCGCGGCGTTCATGCGCTCCAGCGCCGCGCGCTCGACCGGCTGCCCGTCATTTCGCCAGATGCCGCAGATGCCGCACACGATCGAGGCTCCCTTCTGCGCGATGGTTTACCGGAGGCATTGTAGCAAGCGGGTGTTACCGGTGTAGCAAGCAGGCATATGGTTGCGCTGCGCAGCCTCTTGCGCACCTGTTGGGGGGCGGGCGCAGACCTCCGTTTTGTTCCACCCTCTGTAAACACAGTCTTGCGCTACACCCTCGCCCCCTCCCCAACCCTCCCCCGCTGGGGGAGGGAGTCCGGCTCCTCCCCCCAACGGGGGGAGGCTGG
Encoded here:
- the asnB gene encoding asparagine synthase (glutamine-hydrolyzing), with the translated sequence MCGICGIWRNDGQPVERAALERMNAALRHRGPDSAGVFLAGPLGMAMRRLAIIDLSGGDQPIFNEDGSIAVVFNGEIYNFRDLRAELERLGHRFATHSDTEVLVHAYEQWGDAMLLRLNGMFAFALWDAPRRRLLLARDRMGEKPLYWSHGPRGLVWGSEAKALLAVPWVEREVDLLALHHYLTLQYIPDPLTIYAGIRRLPAAHKLVLEAGKAPVVERWWQLAFEPKWNLSDEEAIEQARLLLPAAVERQLVSDVPLGAFLSGGIDSSIIVALMAERTSAPVRTFSIGFEERHFSETGYARQVAVRYGTEHHEFIFRPADLTAVIEGVARAVDEPFADPAALPLYELARQTRQHVTVALSGDGGDETLAGYRRYVLDGWLRPYAALPRWVTQQAVPAAAALLPEPAWLPEDRNPLTGLKRLGQFSATTHKASLARWGSYFTHTEKLDLYQPELRAALAGVDSADWIAAAYDGARAESLLDRTLAADHVTYLAGDLLPKTDRMTMAHSLEARAPFLDAEWVEWTARLPARFKVRGRRGKWLLRAAFGDKLPPAVAARGKQGFGVPVGQWLRGELRDWAEERLRSEALRTWLRPEAVQALLAAHQSGRANHGKKLWALLMLEVWRCGGVEM